The genomic stretch ATGGCAATTCTTCCGCCGCAACGATCCCGCTCTCGCTGTCGCTGGCCCATCGGATGCAGCCGTTTCGGCCGGGCGAGAAAATTCTTCTGGCGGCGGCGGGCGCGGGCCTCAGCGGCGGTGCCCTCGTCGTCGGAATTTAGCCGAGCGAACCAGCTGCCAAGATTCACCTTGTATGATGATGAGGACAACAGAACCAATGCGAAAAATAGTGGCCGGCAAGCTGCACGGCATTCACGTCACCGAAGCGAACCTCAACTACCATGGTTCGATAACGCTCGACCCCGACCACTGCGAGGCAGCCGGGATCCTGCCGATGGAATTCGTGGAGATATGGAATAAGAATTCCGGTGCGCGGATTTCGACCTATGTCATCCTCGGCGAGCGCGGTTCACGGTGCTGCATCCTCAACGGAGCGGCGGCTCGCACCTGTCAGCCCGACGACCCGATTATCGTCTGCAGCTCCATCTACCTGGACGAAGCGCATATCACTTCGCTGAAGCCGCGGATCGTCACGTTCGACCAGGATAACCACATACTCGACCGCCTGAGCTACTCCGTCGATATTGACACAGACGGCCGTTACAGTTTCGCGATTCTTGACGAGGCGGATGAGCCTTTGGTCATTCCTGCCCTGGTCTCCGGGGCGTGAGCCGCGCTCCACAGATGTGCGAGCCTCTTCGCCCCGTTGCAACGTGCTCGGCACTGAAGAGCGTCTAGTCTAAGACTCGACGAAGTTGCTGACGCTCAGCTTCGAAAGGCTGATGCCCACTGCGCCTTGGGCACCGTGGGCCTTCGTGGGATGGCGCAATGTCTCGCATCTGCTGATCGGCGAACAGCGGTTTGCATGTCTGACCCTTGTCTCAGGTTACTTGCGGTGGCGGCTTGCAAATTCTTGCTGCCTTCTCAAGCGCCGCGGCTGGGTCCTTGACGACCTGGCTTTTCATGATCTTTGCCGCCGTGTCGATCAAGCAGGCCATCGTCTTCCGCATCGGCAGCGGTGCCAACCATCATCGCG from Mesorhizobium sp. NZP2077 encodes the following:
- the panD gene encoding aspartate 1-decarboxylase, with translation MRKIVAGKLHGIHVTEANLNYHGSITLDPDHCEAAGILPMEFVEIWNKNSGARISTYVILGERGSRCCILNGAAARTCQPDDPIIVCSSIYLDEAHITSLKPRIVTFDQDNHILDRLSYSVDIDTDGRYSFAILDEADEPLVIPALVSGA